A part of Nocardioides sp. WS12 genomic DNA contains:
- a CDS encoding SfnB family sulfur acquisition oxidoreductase → MSAPVVEVRGAPATSLETPRVHTATSAIAVAAELAASFAEGSALRDRERILPVAEVEALSAAGLLALTVPVEYGGPGLGAAVLAEVVRLVATGDPNIAQIPHSHFVYVNALLEQGTEAQKVFLLGEVLAGKRFGNAQSEIASKHVRDHATTLRRDDAVSGDWVLNGEKGYCTGALFAHWIPVLAHLGEGGPLHVAWVERDAEGVTVIDDWNGLGQRTTASGTVRLADVRVASGRITPYHLTFERPQTYGSFAQLLHAAIDAGIARAALRDAAAFVTTRSRPYPDAIALYDVEGAAGDPLIVKAFGEIELQVRGAEALLAEAGRAVDRARAELTAETSADASLAVAAARAATTAASLEASSRLFEVAGTRSALASDNLDRHWRNARTHTLHDPAAWKVQHLGRFAIDGTLPPRNGQI, encoded by the coding sequence ATGAGCGCCCCGGTGGTTGAGGTGCGAGGAGCGCCGGCGACGAGCCTCGAAACCCCCAGGGTCCACACGGCGACCTCCGCGATCGCCGTTGCTGCCGAGCTCGCGGCCAGCTTCGCCGAGGGCTCGGCCCTCCGCGATCGGGAACGGATCCTCCCCGTCGCAGAGGTGGAGGCGCTCTCGGCCGCTGGCCTGCTTGCCCTCACGGTCCCTGTCGAGTACGGCGGCCCCGGGCTCGGCGCCGCCGTGCTGGCCGAGGTCGTGCGACTGGTCGCGACCGGCGATCCGAACATCGCGCAGATCCCGCACAGCCACTTCGTCTACGTCAACGCACTCCTCGAGCAGGGCACCGAGGCGCAGAAGGTCTTCCTGCTCGGCGAGGTGCTGGCCGGGAAGCGGTTCGGCAACGCGCAGTCCGAGATCGCCTCGAAGCACGTCCGCGATCACGCGACGACGCTGCGCCGTGACGACGCGGTCAGCGGCGACTGGGTGCTCAACGGCGAGAAGGGCTACTGCACGGGCGCGCTGTTCGCGCACTGGATCCCGGTCCTCGCCCATCTCGGCGAGGGCGGTCCGCTGCACGTCGCCTGGGTCGAACGCGATGCCGAGGGCGTGACGGTCATCGATGACTGGAACGGACTCGGCCAACGCACCACCGCCAGCGGCACGGTCCGACTGGCCGATGTCCGCGTCGCATCCGGCCGGATCACGCCGTACCACCTGACGTTCGAACGGCCCCAGACCTACGGTTCGTTCGCGCAACTCCTGCATGCGGCCATCGACGCGGGCATTGCGCGCGCGGCACTGCGGGACGCGGCCGCCTTCGTCACCACGCGGAGCCGGCCCTACCCCGACGCGATCGCGCTGTACGACGTCGAGGGCGCCGCCGGGGACCCGCTGATCGTGAAGGCCTTCGGCGAGATCGAACTGCAGGTGAGGGGCGCGGAGGCGCTGTTGGCCGAGGCCGGCCGCGCGGTCGACCGGGCCCGCGCTGAGCTGACTGCGGAGACGAGTGCCGACGCCAGCCTGGCCGTGGCCGCTGCCCGCGCCGCCACGACCGCCGCCTCCCTGGAGGCGTCGAGTCGGCTGTTCGAGGTCGCCGGCACCCGCTCGGCGCTGGCTTCGGACAACCTCGACCGGCATTGGCGCAACGCCCGCACCCACACCCTCCATGACCCGGCGGCCTGGAAGGTCCAGCACCTCGGTCGCTTCGCGATCGACGGCACCCTACCGCCGCGCAACGGCCAGATCTAG
- a CDS encoding LLM class flavin-dependent oxidoreductase yields MSLKFHWFLPTNGGDGRHVVGGGHGVNPGQAGRPADVPYLTQVARAAEDNGFDAALTPTGAWCEDAWLSTAMLSQTTDRLKFLVAFRPGVVAPYLAAQMAGTFQNLSGGRLLLNVVTGGESHEQRMYGDFLDKNERYERCGEFLEIVRRLWTGEIVDFAGEHLSVENAQLSQIPNPIPDIYFGGSSPAAGKVAAEHADVYLTWGEPPSAVAEKIAWIRGLAEAAGRGPDDRPIRFGIRMHVITRDTAEEAWAEADRLLQGIDPESIKRVQEGLRRSESEGQRRMLDLHSGSTADLEIYPNVWAGVGLVRGGAGTALVGSHEQVADRIAEYADLGIDEFVLSAYPHLEGAYWFGEGVLPILAERGLWKYDGPQRLHSSAVPFASVGSR; encoded by the coding sequence ATGTCCCTGAAGTTCCACTGGTTCCTGCCCACCAACGGTGGCGACGGACGCCACGTCGTCGGCGGCGGCCATGGCGTCAACCCCGGCCAGGCCGGTCGTCCGGCCGACGTCCCGTACCTCACCCAGGTCGCTCGCGCTGCCGAGGACAACGGCTTCGACGCCGCCCTCACGCCGACGGGCGCCTGGTGTGAGGACGCCTGGCTGAGTACGGCGATGCTGAGCCAGACCACGGACCGGTTGAAGTTCCTCGTGGCGTTCCGCCCGGGGGTCGTGGCGCCGTACCTCGCCGCCCAGATGGCCGGCACCTTCCAGAACCTCAGCGGCGGGCGGCTGCTGCTCAACGTCGTCACCGGTGGCGAGAGCCATGAGCAGCGGATGTACGGCGACTTCCTCGACAAGAACGAGCGCTACGAGCGTTGCGGTGAGTTCCTCGAGATCGTCCGTCGGCTCTGGACGGGGGAGATCGTCGACTTCGCCGGCGAGCACCTCTCGGTCGAGAACGCCCAGCTCTCGCAGATCCCCAACCCGATCCCGGACATCTACTTCGGCGGATCCTCGCCGGCCGCGGGCAAGGTGGCCGCCGAGCACGCCGACGTGTACCTGACCTGGGGCGAGCCACCCAGCGCCGTGGCGGAGAAGATCGCCTGGATCCGCGGACTCGCCGAGGCCGCCGGTCGCGGGCCCGACGACCGGCCGATCCGCTTCGGGATCCGGATGCACGTGATCACCCGGGACACCGCCGAGGAGGCTTGGGCAGAGGCCGACCGCTTGTTGCAGGGGATTGATCCGGAGTCGATCAAGCGGGTCCAGGAGGGCCTGCGTCGTAGCGAGTCGGAAGGGCAGCGCCGGATGCTGGACCTACACAGCGGCAGCACGGCCGACCTCGAGATCTACCCGAACGTCTGGGCCGGAGTGGGCCTGGTGCGCGGCGGTGCCGGCACCGCACTGGTGGGGAGCCACGAGCAGGTGGCCGACCGGATCGCCGAGTACGCAGACCTCGGGATCGACGAGTTCGTGCTCTCCGCCTACCCACACCTCGAAGGCGCCTACTGGTTCGGCGAAGGGGTCCTGCCGATCCTCGCCGAGCGCGGCCTGTGGAAGTACGACGGTCCCCAACGCCTGCACAGCAGCGCCGTGCCGTTCGCCTCGGTGGGTTCGCGATGA
- a CDS encoding NAD(P)H-dependent oxidoreductase, translated as MSAARTAVVVGNPRPASRTLDAALLLHRELVGGEPDLVVDLATLGAGLIDWSDPTVEGLVADVGGADLVVVACPTYKATYTGLLKLFLDRFAVGQLSGIAVPLMLGGGPAHALAPDVGLAPLLLHLGAVVPGGLYVLDKQYDDPAAYEQWLERTRPLITRLLASAA; from the coding sequence ATGAGCGCGGCTCGCACGGCCGTCGTGGTCGGGAACCCCCGTCCCGCCAGCCGCACCCTCGACGCTGCCCTGCTCCTGCACCGCGAACTGGTCGGTGGCGAGCCGGACCTGGTGGTCGACCTCGCCACGCTCGGCGCCGGCCTGATCGACTGGTCCGACCCGACGGTCGAGGGGCTGGTGGCCGACGTCGGTGGCGCAGACCTGGTGGTCGTCGCGTGCCCGACCTACAAGGCGACGTACACGGGGTTGCTGAAGTTGTTCCTCGACCGGTTTGCGGTCGGTCAGCTGTCCGGGATCGCCGTACCCCTGATGCTCGGCGGCGGGCCGGCGCATGCGCTGGCACCCGACGTGGGCCTCGCGCCGCTCCTCCTGCACCTCGGGGCCGTCGTACCGGGAGGGCTCTACGTCCTCGACAAGCAGTACGACGACCCCGCGGCCTACGAGCAGTGGCTCGAGAGGACGCGACCGTTGATCACGCGGTTGCTCGCGTCCGCCGCTTGA
- a CDS encoding DUF4349 domain-containing protein, with protein sequence MTKTPRTRFLLAIAAVAAIAATAGCSGSGDDDRSTADVGASSDDAGRAAVEEPAAPQGSLAGGEAQDAAATAPDADPAKQLEVPGQSVISTGTISLESKDVGDARTEVRKVIDKYQGTLAEQETTTGDKGEVTSARLVFRVPSARFADATLDLEGIATLTSSTSSGQDVSTEVVDVEARIRAQRKSVSRIEALLARAESLEQIVTIESQLSSRQAELDALLARQIYLADQTSQSTINVYIEQPSQDSDEPDDDTADGFLGGLRDGWDSFVSGFGAVLTVVGFAIPWLALLLLIGIPARVLLKRRTRATA encoded by the coding sequence ATGACGAAGACACCCCGCACCCGATTCCTGCTCGCCATCGCGGCCGTGGCCGCCATCGCCGCGACCGCGGGTTGCTCGGGATCCGGCGACGACGACCGCTCGACGGCCGACGTGGGCGCCAGCAGCGACGATGCAGGGCGCGCTGCTGTCGAGGAGCCGGCCGCACCCCAGGGCAGCCTGGCGGGTGGCGAAGCCCAGGACGCGGCCGCGACGGCGCCCGATGCCGATCCGGCGAAGCAACTCGAGGTACCGGGGCAGTCCGTGATCTCGACCGGCACCATCTCGCTGGAGTCCAAGGACGTGGGCGATGCGCGCACCGAGGTCCGCAAGGTCATCGACAAGTACCAGGGCACTCTCGCCGAGCAGGAGACGACGACCGGCGACAAGGGCGAGGTCACCTCAGCCCGGCTGGTGTTCCGGGTACCGAGCGCCCGCTTCGCCGACGCGACCCTGGACCTGGAAGGAATCGCGACCCTGACCAGTTCGACGTCGTCAGGTCAGGACGTGTCCACCGAGGTGGTCGACGTGGAGGCGCGGATCCGAGCCCAACGCAAGAGCGTGTCCCGCATCGAGGCGTTGCTCGCACGCGCCGAGAGCCTCGAGCAGATCGTCACGATCGAGAGCCAGTTGAGCTCGCGCCAGGCCGAACTCGACGCCCTGCTCGCCCGGCAGATCTACCTCGCCGACCAGACCAGCCAGTCCACGATCAACGTCTACATCGAGCAGCCCTCCCAGGACTCCGACGAGCCCGACGACGACACCGCCGACGGCTTCCTCGGTGGCCTGCGCGACGGCTGGGACAGCTTCGTCTCCGGCTTCGGCGCCGTGCTCACCGTGGTCGGCTTCGCGATCCCGTGGCTCGCCCTGCTCCTGCTGATCGGCATCCCCGCCCGCGTGCTGCTCAAGCGGCGGACGCGAGCAACCGCGTGA